In the genome of Pseudomonas sp. B33.4, the window TTGGATAGGCCGCGGTGTGGCAGAACGACTGCATTACCAGATCAGCGGAGAAGCCCAGGCACGCCAGGTCTTTCAGTTCGTCACGGGTCATTGGACCGGTGGTGTCTTGAGAACCTACGGTGGTCATCTTCGGTTCGCAGTAGGTGCCAGGACGGATGCCTTTGCCTTCTGCCAGACCGCAAGCCTTGCCGACCATTTTCTGCGCCAGGGTGTAACCCTTGGTGCTTTCGATCGGAGCATCAGGCTTCTTGAACAGGTCGAACGGTGGCAGACCCAGTTCGGCGCGAGCCTTCTCGGTCAGGCCACGGCCGATGATCAGCGGGATACGGCCGCCGGCACGGACTTCGTCCAACAGCACCGGGGTTTTCATTTCGAAGGTGGTCAGAACTTCGTCGGTGCCGTGTTTGCAGACTTTGCCAGCATGCGGGTACAGGTCGATCACGTCGCCCATGTTCATGTTGGACACGTCGAACTCGATTGGCAGTGCGCCGGCATCTTCCATAGTGTTGTAGAAGATCGGAGCGATTTTGCTGCCGAAGCAGAAACCGCCAGCGCGCTTGTTCGGCACGTAAGGAACGTCGTCGCCGAAGAACCACAGTACCGAGTTGGTAGCGGATTTACGCGACGAACCGGTACCGACCACGTCACCGACGTAAGCGATCGGGAAGCCTTGACCGCGCATTTCTTCGATCTGCTTCATCGGGCCGATGGCGCCCTGCTGATCAGGAACGATGCCGTCACGGGCCATTTTCAGCATGGCCAGGGCGTGCAGCGGGATGTCTGGACGCGACCAGGCATCAGGAGCAGGGGAGAGGTCGTCGGTGTTGGTTTCGCCGGTAACCTTGAATACGCGCAGGCTGATCTTGTCGGCCAGGGTCGGGCGGTTCTTGAACCACTCGCCGTCAGCCCAGGACTGCAGCACGGCTTTAGCGTGAGCGTTGCCGTTCTTGGCCTTTTCCGCGACGTCGTGGAACGCATCGAACATCAGCAGGGTGTGCTTGAGTTGCGCGGCAGCGACTGGCGCCAGCTCGGCGTCGTCCAGCAGGTCAACCAGAGTGACGATGTTGTAGCCGCCCTGCATGGTGCCGAGCAGTTCTACAGCGCGCTTTTTGTCCAGCAGCGGGGAGGAAACTTCGCCCTTGGCCAGAGCAGACAGGAAACCGGCTTTAACGTAAGCAGCTTCGTCCACGCCTGGTGGAATGCGATTGGTGATCAGGTCAACGAGAAATTCTTCTTCGCCAGCCGGAGGGTTTTTCAGCAGCTCGACCAGGCCTGCTGTTTGTTCGGCGTTAAGCGGCTGGGGAACGATACCCAGGGCTGCACGCTCTTCGATATGTTTGCGGTAGGCTTCAAGCACAGTTATTACCCTCATCAGTGGTCCCAAATGGGTGTCCGGGACGCTCATCCCGAAATTGCCGTACTCATGCTCCTCACGACGTTGTGGGTCGTTCGGCCAGAATTACCGGCAATTCCTTACAGAAGCTGCTTTCAAAGTTTTACGCCTGCAGAACGGGGAGCTGATGAGGGTTGGCGCTGGATTCTTCCCCGCTGGAAAAATCCCTCGCCAACACCGCTCTGAAGGAACGACTGTGCTCGTGACGCTTTGAAAACAGCTTCTAACGGACATTGGCGCCTTAAAAGGCTGGCTGATTCTACGGCAAAAAAAATTTAAAGGTAAGTCGGGCTCTATTGGACTTTCGTGGCAATGCGCGCGGCCGGGGCAAACGCGCGGTGCGGCTGAGACCCTGATGTTTGAGGGGTGATCAATGCCTGACAAAGGGCTAACATGCCGACCTGTTCCGCGTTTCAGTGTTTTGCCTATCTTATGCCCAATCAGACCATCAAGACCCCCTGCGTCGGCCTCTGCTCCACTGTTTACGGTGATCTGGTGTGCCGTGGCTGCAAGCGTTTCCACCACGAAGTGATCCACTGGAATGGATATAACGAGGAGGAAAAACGCGCGGTGTGGCTGCGTCTGGAGCAATTGCTGTCACAAGTGATGGCGGCCAAGGTCGAGATTTTCGACTCGGCGCGCCTGCGCGAGCAGTTGGAACAGCGCAAGATCCGCTTCGTGCCGCATCAGTCGGAATATTGCTGGGCATATCAGCTGATTGCCCGTGGTGCGCGGGTGATCATTAATCTGGAAGCTTACGGAATGGTGTTGCTGCCGGAGTTTCGCGACTGGAGCCTGCCGGAATTGCGTGACGCCATTGATCGGGAATTTTTCCTGCTGTCGGAAGCGCACTACCAGCGCTACATCGCCCCGGGTTTTCTCAAGGACGCCTTCGGCGCCTGAAGGTCAAAAGATCGCAGCGTGCCGCAGCTCCTACATGGGAATGCGTTTCTACCTGTAGGAGCTGCCGAAGGCTGCGATCTTTTGATCTTTAATGTTTCACCGCCAGCTCCACCAGATGATCCTCAACCTCCTGCGGCTTGAGTACCAGCACATCGCTCTCCAGCGCATCCAGAATCACTTCCGCCGTATTGCCGATCAACGCCCCTGACAAACCGGTGCGTGCCACGGTGCCAATCACGGTCACCGCCGCCTGCAGCTTGTGCGCCATAAACGGGATCAACACATCCGCCGGGCCTTCTTCGATGTGCAGATGCTCATCATCGACATCGAACTCCGCCTGAAACGCCCGGCATTGCTCGCGATAACGCGCCGCGATGGTTTCGCTCAGTTGTAGCGTCGGGTCAGCCGCCGAGAGCATCGGCGATGGATGTGCCGCGATCACATGCAGATGCGCTTTCGCCAGACTGGCTATGTCGTAGCCATGATCAATGATCGTCGTGTGCAGATGCCGGTGTTCGCCGTCGGCATTGCCCACGTCAACGGCTGCCAGAATCACCTTGTCCTTCCACGAACCGGCGGTTTTCACCAGCAGCACCGGGGTAGGGCAGTGGCGCAGGAGTTTCCAGTCGGCCGGGGTCAGCAAGGCTTTTTTCAGCGAGCTGTCGGGGAAATGCTGCTTGATCACCAGCCCGCAACCCTCGGCCTGCTGCACATCGATGATGGTTTCGTGCAGGCTTTCATTCCATGCCTGTTCGGTGGTCACGCTGTAACCGTCGGCCAACAGCGCAGCTTTGAGCACGCCGAGCATGCCGGCGTGATCGTGCTTCTTGTCGCACACCAGCAGGTGCAGATGGGCCTGGGTCACGCCAGCGATCAACTTGGCGCGCTTGAGCGCCAGGCTTTCCGAATGTTCGGGTTCGATGACCACCAGAATGCTGCGAATGGCTTGCATGAGCGGAGTCTCCAGCAAAGAAAAGGCACGGCGTTGCACAACTATAGTTGCTGCTCGATCGTGCGCGACTTGATGCATATCAACGGTGGTGGCTGGTGGTCTGCGGGCAGGCCGGTATAATCGGCGCCCTTCGCTCGAACACCTTTTACCGTGAGCCCCATGATCCTTCCCGAAATCCACGAATTCCTTGGCTGCCGCACCCCCGACGCCTGGGTTCAGGCCGCACTGGCCGATCAGGAAACCCTGCTGATCGACCACAAGAACTGCGAGTTCAAGGCTGCCAGCACCGCCCTGAGCCTGATTGCCAAGTACCATTCCCACGTCGACCTGATCAACATGATGTCGCGTCTGGCCCGGGAAGAACTGGTGCACCACGAGCAGGTCATGCGCATCATGAAACGGCGCAAGATCGAACTGCGTCAGCTCCACGCCGGCCGTTATGCTTCGGGCTTGCGCAAGGTGGTGCGCAGCCATGAGCCGGTGAAACTGGTGGATACGCTGGTGGTTGGCGCATTTATCGAAGCGCGCAGTTGCGAGCGTTTCGAAGCGCTGGTACCGCATCTGGACGAAGAACTCGGCAAGTTCTACTTTGGTCTGCTGAAAAGCGAAGCGCGGCATTTTCAGGGTTATCTGAAACTCGCCTATCAGTACGGTGATGCGAAGGATATTGCTCAGGTCATCGACAAGGTCCGTGCCGCCGAGCAGGAACTGATCGAGTCGCCGGATGAAGAATTCCGCTTCCACAGCGGTGTGCCTGCATAAGATTTATAGTGTACTGCCCCAAAGTTGGTGACGGCAGTGAAAGTTGGCTGCTATTTGGTTTTTTATGAGAAGGGAACTCTGATGGTTAAGTATTATTTGGATGAAAGTGGGAATAGCGGTGATGTTCTGAGCCTGAAGAATGGACTAGGCTTCGCGGGACAACCGTTTTTTACCTTGGCTGCTGTTGGTTTGCGTGAGGTTGATTCAATAGAGTCAATCATAAATGCACTGAAGGCAAAGTATAAGGTTCAAGCAGCCGAGCTTAAAAGTACCAAGATTTACAAGGATAAGCCGGGATTTATACTTGATTTGGTAAAGGAGTTGGTAAAGGCAGGTGTTCCTTTTTTTGTAGAGGCTGTAGATAAGAGATATTATGTTTCAACTGCGATAGTCAATCATCAGGTTTTGCCGCCATATTTTACTGGTGATGAGTCAAATGCAGAAATGCAAAAGATGCGAAATTTCATCTCTGATCATATGGCTAGAGAAATGCCAGATCAATATTTTAATGACTTCTTCATGAGCTGCCGTAGTCCTACCGAAGAGTCAGTTCTGCGATCAATGGGTACTATAAAGTCCTTTTACGTAGGCGAAGATTGCTTTGGAGAATATAAGCAGTTCGCTGAGCATATGGACTCCAGCGTAGAGGACTATCACGACCTCAAGAAGCAGTTGGGCGATAAAGCGATAAAAATGTTTGTTCCAATACCAGACAAGAACAAACGGGGAGAAGATGTTTATTTGCTTCCTCATGTGTCATCGCTAACTAATATTCTCGCACGAGTCAATGTTGCGCATGATCGTGATTTGTCAGGTGTAATTTTCGTACACGATAAACAA includes:
- the acnB gene encoding bifunctional aconitate hydratase 2/2-methylisocitrate dehydratase, producing the protein MLEAYRKHIEERAALGIVPQPLNAEQTAGLVELLKNPPAGEEEFLVDLITNRIPPGVDEAAYVKAGFLSALAKGEVSSPLLDKKRAVELLGTMQGGYNIVTLVDLLDDAELAPVAAAQLKHTLLMFDAFHDVAEKAKNGNAHAKAVLQSWADGEWFKNRPTLADKISLRVFKVTGETNTDDLSPAPDAWSRPDIPLHALAMLKMARDGIVPDQQGAIGPMKQIEEMRGQGFPIAYVGDVVGTGSSRKSATNSVLWFFGDDVPYVPNKRAGGFCFGSKIAPIFYNTMEDAGALPIEFDVSNMNMGDVIDLYPHAGKVCKHGTDEVLTTFEMKTPVLLDEVRAGGRIPLIIGRGLTEKARAELGLPPFDLFKKPDAPIESTKGYTLAQKMVGKACGLAEGKGIRPGTYCEPKMTTVGSQDTTGPMTRDELKDLACLGFSADLVMQSFCHTAAYPKPIDVTTHHTLPDFIMTRGGVSLRPGDGIIHSWLNRMLLPDTVGTGGDSHTRFPMGISFPAGSGLVAFAAATGVMPLDMPESILVRFKGKMKPGITLRDLVHAIPYFAIQNGLLTVEKKGKKNAFSGRILEIEGLEGLTLEQAFELSDASAERSAAGCTIKLSKESITEYLNSNITLLRWMIGEGYGDARTLERRAQAMEAWVANPELMEADADAEYAEVIEIDLADISEPVLCAPNDPDDARLLSSVAGEKIDEVFIGSCMTNIGHFRAAGKLLDQVKGQLPTRLWLSPPTKMDAHQLTEEGYYGIYGKAGARMEMPGCSLCMGNQARVEPNSTVVSTSTRNFPNRLGDGANVYLASAELASVASILGRLPTVEEYMEYAGKIDSMAADIYRYLSFDQIAEFREAAANANIPVVQA
- a CDS encoding DUF1289 domain-containing protein; translated protein: MPNQTIKTPCVGLCSTVYGDLVCRGCKRFHHEVIHWNGYNEEEKRAVWLRLEQLLSQVMAAKVEIFDSARLREQLEQRKIRFVPHQSEYCWAYQLIARGARVIINLEAYGMVLLPEFRDWSLPELRDAIDREFFLLSEAHYQRYIAPGFLKDAFGA
- a CDS encoding universal stress protein, producing MQAIRSILVVIEPEHSESLALKRAKLIAGVTQAHLHLLVCDKKHDHAGMLGVLKAALLADGYSVTTEQAWNESLHETIIDVQQAEGCGLVIKQHFPDSSLKKALLTPADWKLLRHCPTPVLLVKTAGSWKDKVILAAVDVGNADGEHRHLHTTIIDHGYDIASLAKAHLHVIAAHPSPMLSAADPTLQLSETIAARYREQCRAFQAEFDVDDEHLHIEEGPADVLIPFMAHKLQAAVTVIGTVARTGLSGALIGNTAEVILDALESDVLVLKPQEVEDHLVELAVKH
- a CDS encoding tRNA-(ms[2]io[6]A)-hydroxylase gives rise to the protein MILPEIHEFLGCRTPDAWVQAALADQETLLIDHKNCEFKAASTALSLIAKYHSHVDLINMMSRLAREELVHHEQVMRIMKRRKIELRQLHAGRYASGLRKVVRSHEPVKLVDTLVVGAFIEARSCERFEALVPHLDEELGKFYFGLLKSEARHFQGYLKLAYQYGDAKDIAQVIDKVRAAEQELIESPDEEFRFHSGVPA
- a CDS encoding DUF3800 domain-containing protein; protein product: MVKYYLDESGNSGDVLSLKNGLGFAGQPFFTLAAVGLREVDSIESIINALKAKYKVQAAELKSTKIYKDKPGFILDLVKELVKAGVPFFVEAVDKRYYVSTAIVNHQVLPPYFTGDESNAEMQKMRNFISDHMAREMPDQYFNDFFMSCRSPTEESVLRSMGTIKSFYVGEDCFGEYKQFAEHMDSSVEDYHDLKKQLGDKAIKMFVPIPDKNKRGEDVYLLPHVSSLTNILARVNVAHDRDLSGVIFVHDKQDHFDGALNDIKELMLNFSAPANSPPTPNSDFSFVDGVELEFADSLKSIGVQVADVLAGFTSRYFAEFFRQDGEVDDIYHEIYKELMGGFDKKTSVGVNLVIPATMQCEFEAFHQTGIRKHPSPEQVIERIALNFSGI